ttttgcaatcaggtggaatcacccacacacttatcacatatctcaatcgaatcgacctatctctaatctctaatcaattttgatagtgtcgtattgacccttgcataTTAGCATGGTCAAGCAATCGgtttctggtcaaattctcaattctgttgcgttaaaattccttaacggcttcaccagatagactagttatctcatgagtggctaactcagagaaaaatgttataggcgcgtcgatgaaaagcccaacttattcaattgaaaacaaagcCTGAAATTCATGATATCACAAAGGACCGCCAATAAGCCAAGCTCAAGATAGCGGCACTAAAAccgaaataataataaataaataaacaatcgatgATGCAAATTGCATTAACAAAGACTCTGTGTTGGGGGATTCTATAGTCCAAACTGAATTACACTGTGGAGACACTATGATGGAGTTTGTTTATCATGGACTAAGCAAGAGAAGCTATGCTGCTAAGTAAGGGTGTaaatggttcggttcggtttttggaAAAcggaaccaaaccaaaccaataagaaaattcatttggttcggttttcggtttttacttttgtttttgttttgttgttatATATTATAAGATTAATTTTCCAGTTAAATTATCTTTTGCTTagcaagataaaaaaaattcatttgttttcataagaatcataattaattaggtgaaaaaataaattcaatataccgctattatttttccaaatgaaaataattttgtgaATGCTACCacgtgaaaataaataaaatgtaataTTAAATTCCATAGCAATTCAATTGCCTTACTATTAgcattttacttaattttttttatcactttaaAAGATACCAAAATGCTTATCTTATGTATGAAATCTAAGGTAACATATTAGGTGTATAATACATATAATAGATAATGAAGGCTTGAGGACACAATCCATGGTTGCATACTTTGTATTATGAATTCGCTTAATAGGCTTGGAGAAGAATTGGCCTTGCATATCTCTACGGATATAATTAGAAATATTAATGGTACTaatgaataaattttatattatcttaattttCTAAGAAGtctttttctaagaaaataatcatattttccaCTGTTTggctaaaacatgaaaatgaaatagaaaatatttttcgttgctcagtaaggaaaatcttttgcTACATGCACCcctttcaataaaattttgatttttaaaaatcaattttttatatatttttttattctttttcttttctttttttccttttctttcttgttcctttttctttttctttctttttctgtttttttcttcttcttcttcttcattggcgtCGCCCGCCACGACCGGAGGGcgcaatgaagaagaagaataaaaagaaagaaaaaaagaaaagaacaaaattaaaaaaattaaaatgatttttttaaaataaaaggaattttttaatattttattggtTTAGTTCgattaactaaattgataaaaatcgaaccggttaaaaaaatttcaatttttaatattatcttaaccGAACCAGAAAAAACCTAACTTTTGGTGTGGTTAAGTTCGGTTTTGACACCCCTATAGTGTTAAGTGACAATGTAGAGAATGGGACAGGCCGGGCGGGCCACATTTATTCATCGAATTAATTAGGTGTTATGTGAAAATCTTGTTTAGGTTAAGTTTTTTATTGACGCACGGATTCGAGCCACCACTTTGGATCTAGTAGTTTTCACACGAGCATTACAGATCTAGCGTGTGGATAACTCGAATCAACTTTGTAACTTTGTGGGTAGAGTTTGTCATTCAAGCTTTCTCACTGCTCTTGCCTTTCTATAAAGCGGCATCTTTTGCTATAGTgacaaaaaggcaaaaaaagagaaaacgatacaatgccaaaaaatgGGAAACTGCCTTCGTGCTTTATTTGGGAAAGGTCTATGGGAAAATGCAATTCAAAAATGTAATTTCCCATTAAATTGTTCGAATAGATACGGAACAGCGCAATCATTCCATAATTATTCATCCAGTAAATCATAAACCGTACTTACTTTAAATAAGAATCAACCcttaaaaaaactttaaaatccctaatCAATCAAGCCGGGACATACGACCCCTGGACTTGTTTTTACGTTAGAAAGCGCGAATAAGACATTAGAACTAGAAGTGGCTACTTCGATGTCAAATAATAAAAGAGCAGTCGATTCAGTTTGTTCATTTCACTGATTGAAGTCCGGAGAGAATCACATCCCGTCTCGTCAAGTAAACTTTGAGTCTCTTCATCGTCCTATTGATCGGCCCACAAGTTCTTGTTGATCCTAGTCAGTTGCTCGGCCACTTCCCTCATTGTCAGCCTTTTGACGCCATTAAAGTTTAAGCATCTTCTAGCAAGCGAACTGACTGCCTCGATCCCCTGCAATTCACCTTCGTTGGATGCCTCGAAATTTGTCATGTGGATGAATGTCGATTCTCCATGGGGGAGATGAAAGATTGGACGGCGTTGATTTTTCCCCATATTTTGCTCATTGAGTTGGCATCTCTCTGGTGAGGAGCTCCACAAGGACAACCCCAAAACTATAAGTGTCGCACTTCATGGTTAATTCACCAGTGGTGAGATACTTAGGGTCAAGGTAACCTATTGTGCCTCGTACTCTATCAGCTATATGAGTCTTTCCAGGTGATATCAAAACCGAGGCCTTGAAATCAGATACTTTTGCTGAGTGCTTCTTGTCTAAAAGTATATTCAAAGACTTGACATTGCTGTGAATGACCGGCGGGTCAACTAGGGAATGCAAGTACTCAAGGGCCAAGGTAGCTTCCGAAGCAATCCTGAGGCAATTCTTCCATGAGCACAAAACGGTCGATCTCTTGTCATGAATGTGGTGATAGAGAGTCCCATTAGGAATGAATTCATAGACCAACAATGGCACATTTGTCTCCAAACGTATGCCCAGGAGCTTGACCAGGTTCTTGTGATACACCTGTGAAATGATGCTGATTTCGTGCAGAAATTCATCATGAGTACTTAAGAGACAAGTCCTTGTTCATGTCTTTTGACTTATTGACAAGGACATCTCTAGGCTTCTTGACTGCGAATAAAATGTCACCGTCAATCTTCCTTTGTAGATTGAAGCAAAACCACCCTCACCGAGCATGTTGCCAGTATCGTAGTGATTAATGGCTTTAGCCAACTATGCCTCAGTGAAGATTTTCGCTCTTTGGTGCTTCAAGATCTCTCCTCCATTTTGCCTAACATATCTCTCTTTGGCTCTCCTCTTGCATATGAAGAAGACTAGCCCACTAACAACTACGCTTAATGTTACCGATACAATGACTGCCACACAAAATAGAGTAATAAATGAATTAGTTTCTCCCAAAAAATTTGACTTAGGTTATACGATGAATTCGGGCCTTTTAAATTTAAGaactaaattttaatattaactTGACCCCCTTAAATACTTGGACCTCAGAGTTCTTCAACCTTCAACTCTTAGATAGGAGGTTTGTCGGTATTTTTTTAGTTAGACTGAATTGAGTTCGTTGATGTACTTTTGGTCATGTTGGTAAACTTGCAATTTTTAGATGAAGGTTGGATTTTCAAGCCTTTTGGCCAAAAGGGGTTGGTGTGTTTTTGACGTGAagaataaaaaagcagtgtggtGTCTGCAGTGAATATACGACCAGAAAGAAAAACACGGTGCGGCTAGGAGTGTCTCTTGGTGAAcaccaagaaagaaaaggtaaaaacccAGATGAGGGGCATTTCTATGGTAATTGGAATGGATTCTCGGATTATAATGGATTGTAATTTCCTGACTTTGCAATCATTGGGCAAGACTGACCTTTTTTTTATCTGATGGTCATCGAGTGGTGATCAATGATCTCTCGGTTGAAAAGTAGGATCGAATACAATTTCAGAACATCTCAACATAAACTAGATCAATAGCAAGTGGACTCGTGATCAGCAAGAATAGAATAGTTCATTAAACGACCATCACAACTGTTGGGATTGTCTGATTCCCAGaaactggattcgacactaaatcgaacccctaaaacgaatgcggaagacaggCCCGGGAAAAagatgtatcaccgatcctaaagcacaccacggaatcgagcgtaccttattagccacagattaaacaccaacgccgataagagaaagagaaaacgatcccgttcgatccgatgacgttgatttggccttgaagggaagagggcgtcgcctttttcttcttgttttttcttttggagggagagagggagaggaacgtacgtaatgtcaaaaggtacgttctccctctctttcttctcttatatacgtcccctccaaataaagaaacgtactccttcatccatgggccctattcttgtgggccgggcttttaggcccatcatgggcagacgggccaacttaggcccatcacataaaaccatcatctcccactcgcacaggGTGGGCCggacaggattctctttacctctcttcaacattcatatcggtgaataatccgtgcgaccagcatactttgagagctcgttgctatacatatgttaggaatatatagcagctcataatagGCATCatactctgagtagatttagtatgcagtaccctagatcgatcgatcacatttatatctcaatctcttttaaacaatgatatatatatatatatatatatatattgtattcacaattatgattatcccaaagacagtcataattggtcgaccagtgaacaCAAAACTACAATATGATTCTCCAATTTCGATCTTCctatttccttcaaactctcaatttcagttcagcttgcttttcaagaaatgtcccattagatcgaatcaactcatgaccattggcaacatcctaagatagcaaacactaaatagaaatcttgagaataagtaaaagtcatgagggcactaaaattgagaaactcatttcctcaagagtctcacacggcataaaaattgagatcaaatttttgccactcttattgttCATCTcctgcatacgtagtatgaaatacgtattacggtattaactcctttcccatggagcgtatgtcttttccttcaataccgtacagatgatagttcagacatacccaatgtctaacttgagttcacgtatctactcattcacaaaattcatcagaactcacattcggcatcttagacagataaagtaaaatatgtggggtattttactttcggacatagtaagtattatgtcctcatcttaacactcagttaaagcgacatacgtattttaagcttgagctctcgattatcacctagataataagcttaaaaacagtgtcatctctatttatcacacagtaaatagaggcgattacccgtgtgagtgggctaatcttttatttgtctgacatactttctcaacttaaagtaatgcactgagcattaatgtgaacaactcagggaaattaacaatgaaaaaaaaaacaaaagttcataaatgtgaacaactcagggaaattacaatccagtacatcagactctatgcaatcctagagattttacatgaccacaaaacacatctctaggtattggctttgtcataggatctgctaccattctatgtgtagatatgtactgtaagttcacatcctttcgtgcaaccatatttttgacaaagttatacttggtatctatatgtttggtcttgccatgatattttggatctttggtgtacgctatagctgcttggctatcacattaacaaataatggatttgcagctttttcaatgacacctaaatgatccaaaaatctctaaagccaaactccttcttgtaccgctactgataatgccacgaactcagcttccatcgtggacaaggctatacatgtttgcttcttactgctccatgatatggcaccattgttcagtaagaaagcaaatccagaggtagattttctttcatctaaatctcctccctaatcagcatctgaatagccttcaagtcgcagatcatttccttggtaattcaacttgtaatcagcagttcccttcagatacctcagtactctcttaacggccttccaatgtgctagacctggattggattggtatctactcaccattccaactgcaaaacatatgtcaggtcttgtacacatcatagcgtacatcaagctcccaacagcactagcataaggaacatgtttaatttgttccttctcttgtggagtccttggacacagtctatggctcaatccttcaccttttgcaataggagtgtctatgggtttacaatattgcatacgaaatcgttcaagaaccttgtttatatatgtttcttgcgaaagagataacgatctcttcgaatgatctcttgaaatcttaactccaagaatgtatgcagcctcacccatatccttcatctcaaattggaagacaaccaactcttgacagtattaacaagctccatattgcttccggcaattagtatatcatcaacatacaatgatatgatcacaaattgatccttggatcttttaatatatacacaatgatcctcatctatcattgtaaagtcatatgccattatagcattatgaaaacgtatataccattgtctcgatgactacttaaggccatatatcgatctcaaaagtcgacataccttttcttcttggcctttcactatgaaaccagcaggttgttccatatatatttcttcctctaattctccattgaggaaagcagtctttacatccatttgatgtaactcaagatccatactagccactattgccagaataatgcgaatcgaggtaaatctcactacaggagaaaatgtatcttcataatcaattcattcatgttgattatacccattcgccataatgcgagccttatgcctttctatcgagccatcagcctttcgctttattttgagaacccacttgttcccaatagctttgcgtccttctggaagatcaactagttcctagacttggtttgatttcattgactccatttcctcttccattgcatgaatccatttctccttactagggcaattcagagcctcattaatatttcttggctcatcctcatcttgcggagcaatcataaaagtttccccttcaatgtcaaaacgtcgacggggaatactttgacgACTTGTTCGCTGTATGGGAGATTGTatactttgcacatcattccccattatgctcccacttggattagataatgatgatgtcgtctcatcatgtggttgtaattgagaatgagttgaattcaatttatcacttctcatattactcccacttggacgaactccactaatatcattatcttgatccaaggtttcaaatagggagtaatctttccctattttgcccttcttaggaaattcatcctttaagaatgtgacatcccgtgattcaaattcagttatactcccactttcctgctcacctatgaacacataccctttcgagtgttccgagtatcttatgaaaatactcttctttcctctgggacccaattttccaaacttgtgagaggattcATGAGTAACtgatatggagtggaagtaactgatttggaaggcagcacaaccccatggcttaagaaaacttaagtccggttttctacttgtccataactcatatggagtggaagtaactgatttggaaggcacccggttaagtatataggcagcagttaacaacgcatcactccaaaaagtaataggtaagttagcatgcgccatcatggacctaaccatttctagtagggttctgtttcttctctccgcaacaccattttgttgaggagtatatggaatagacaactgtctttctattcctttttcattacataattttctgaactcatcagataaatatttctcgacctcgatcggatctcaatgcttttattttcctgtccaattgattttctaccaggttcataaaccttttaaaacaatttaatgcttcagatttatgagaaatcaaataaacatatccatatcgagtataatcatctataaaagtgatcaAATAAACAGCCcaatgccttcctctcacattcattggaccacaaacatcataattgattaaatgcagaggaaattcagctcttttacattttccaagtggtttccttgtcgttttcccttctagttaatgcttacatatgggcaaatcgactttttcaatgtttcccaacaagccctctttggctaatctattcatacgttgttggccaatatgaccaagtcttgcatgccacacattcacatcattatcatacgaATTatgagacgtgagaagggattaacaaacatttgcattaacatagtcaatatctaatacaatgaaaccatctagaaaataaccacaaccatagtaatttgtatccaaaaacaaatccacacctctattatggaagttcatattaaaacctaatttaaccaacactaaaacagacactaaattccgacgaatctccgaagcatacaatacatcatgtaggaataaagtgcgtccaccacgcatgtttagttggcaggtgccaatgcctttcacttcagctctggagttgttttccacatagatccacttagttccagttggtactcgtcggaattccacgaaggattctctattcttcgctacatggtctgtcactcctgaatctatagtccacaaaggattagactcagtcaagaatacagaactcgacacaaaagcaaagttctgaaaagtacaaggggtgtatgCCTTCTTTGGCTCATGACAGTcgtgagcatagtgacccttcttgtcacagttgtaacacttcacccttgcaagcttcttcattcgaggacgctttcctctctcatgttggttaagcttaggCTTCTTTCCTGAAGGACCtacttccttgcctttccctttatcaaaccagttaggacgtttgcgcttggagctcgaagctccatgtgagctagaactagcatgataaatTTCAGCTTCCGGCTTAGcggccaagaggcggtcctcttccagctgaAGAttacgcattgcatcctcaaatgttttgatattttcattatgggttaggtgcaccttcatatgctctcAACTCTGAGGCatggaacgaatcactgcttgcacttacTGCTCATCTGTCAGGACATGGctagcatctttcagctcatttatcatgtttgacatctttctaagatgttgcttcatggtctgaccatgaggcttcttataagagtcaaacctaatagtgagctgcctcagtctggtcaccgaagtatgaccaaatcttgttgccaatgcttcccacatttcctcgGCGttctcaaaacgcctaaactctcacatgacgtcattttccatgctactcagcaacgtaatgcgagcaagagagttctttcttttccatgcagcaaatgcttccttatctctcttgtgctgtgcagtgtttccttcttcaggttctaccatggtcaggttaagagcttctaatgcctcttgctcttccagcacatattggattttcatgtgccatatttcatagttgtcaccattgagcttttcacctttgttcagctcggcaactatgctctttgtggctgaagccattaatctgaacacatcagacatatatgcacgaattattaatgcctatcatttatgcatccattttgcatagacccatcatattaatgaacaatttcgagcaaggtttcagaatcaaaaggtcactatgtttccaatcatcctccaaaaatcctaacttaaaactatcattaatataattgtcttatgcaaaataaattctatgaagctacaaaaaacttctatgaactacccacagcaaccaacaataacagaaatcaaataatatttgacatccaatagaataataataatgctttcacataatacaactaacatatcagttgctacattaacaacaatcaggtagtaaacattacataagacgTTCATAAAGCACACTTAATAAAGACCAGCCTCTACATATAATACCAAGTCAgtacacgaactgggaaagatcctcttttgttcaatttcttgatattttcccttgtaacaatccaataataatcatctataaaatccatcacaattttcctatatgaggcagctttgttgacatcccatacgcgattcaacactccttgccattctggtggaagggtattcatgaaaaatctcaccaTCTCAGACTGTagcataggacgaccattccatatgaccttttgaattttcccgttgacttcaaggacgtgatcaattaagtcaccactctcccatcgatgatccgtcagctcagctatcaacttagaaagcctttccttttgttcatcggtaattgcgcgaataggtgtgcgcaaccttaggggaggcattgttcctgcaataaatgcagaacaaataaaggatcacatataatccacatagacttaattgaaaaagaaacacattcttttcctcctttttttttgggggtcaacggtcaacggtcgtcgggtcgggtcgctgggtcgtcggaccggtcgggccgggtcgAACCGACCGACTGGCGCGTGCCTTGGACGCGCACGTGCACGCGACGCACGCGCCTTTGCCTGTGAATCGGCCGTTGGTGGTGTGGGGGCACGTCCAATGGCCGTTGGCGGCATTCCGCCACTCGTCGCGAtcgtctcgacgagcccttCCTGACTTTGCAATCATTGGGCAAGACTGACCTTTTTTTTATCCGATGGTCATCGAGTGGTGATCAATGATCTCTCAGTTGAAAAGTAGGATCGAATACAATTTCAGAACATCTCAACATAAACCAGATCAATAGCAAGTGGACTCGCGATCAGCAAGAATAGAATAGTTCATTAAATGACCATCACAAGTGTTGGCATTGTCGGATTCCCAGAAAccggatttgacactaaatcgaacccctaaaacgaatgcggaagacaagcccgggaaaacatgtatcaccgatcctaaaacacaccacggaatcgagcgtaccttgttagccacagattaaacaccaacgccgataagagaaagagaaaacgaTCCCGTTCAATTCGATGACGTTgatttggccttgaagggaagagggtgttgcctttttcttcttattttttttgtttggagggagagagggagaggaacgtacgtaatgtcaaaaggtacgttctccctctctttcttcccttatatacgtcccctccaaataaaaaaacgtaccccttcatccatgggccctaatcttgtgggccgagcttttaggcccatcatgggcggacgggccaacttaggcccatcacataaaaccatcaacaAGGGAATAGAATTACCTGCAGCGGTTGTGGCAAGACTCAAAATTTGGCAACCGACTTTGCCATCACCAGTCATGCCGAATGGGCAATCGCTTGTGTAGTTCCTGGGCATATTCTTGCAATTTCCATGCAATGGGTATCGTCGTGGATCCTTGCATTCATCAATGTCTATATGAAGCAGAATCAATGGTGAACTGTATATGCACATGCTTGTATTTTTGGCTTCTTAATATGTGTTGAAGCATCTAACTCGACTCAATGAAAAACTGGTGCGAGGAAATTGGACCGCAGAAAATTTGGCCCAATCCAATCATATAAACTTTGGCTTGCAAAGAGAACATAATGATACCGTGACATCCTGGGGACAGTGGGGAGGCATAGGGAATACCCGTGTACCCAGCATCACAGAAGCAACGATCACCCTGCCCGCTCCTGAAGTCAGAGCAGAAACTATTGGCACCGCAAGCATAGCTCGATCAGTTTGAACTATGAACACTCCCCTAGGGAGAGGATATAGGTTGGTTGGAATTCATGTCTGGTGAGCTTTGATGTTTTCTCCTCTAATGCTCAAGCGATTCATGGAAAATTTAGATTCATAAACTCAAGATCTGACCTCTGTCTGTCCATTATTTATGGGGAGCACACTTTTGTTTCTCAACGGCCGATTTAGGAAGTGtgacatccaaatttttcaaccctatcttctactgaataaatcgggcatttcattgacgtgcctatagggttattctcagagccgatcactctcaagataactagactatctggggaaattattaaggaattttaaggcaatagacttgagaactcgatcatgaatcggcttctcgaccgtgtccatctttagaggtcattacggcacagataaaaattgatttgaaatcagagatagactggatcgatagagatgtgtggctaatcgtgggtgacaccaatAAATTAGAAAGTTCTCGTCGGCCAACACTAGGTGACTTTCTTATTGTTTTGCTATCACGTGTACGtaattgaatcatcgagattttcacgacaatcgggAGTCGCCAaagagtcgagtgggttcatagtggttcaaagaaaatcgaccacaggtcatttgcacttaaaaatttctgaaagttacccgatagcctaggtcacgctaaaaacgcgtcgaatggaaattaaccgtgaattcaagtccgatttcagaaattgaagtttctatcatgtcacaataaattctaggagtatcaacttagtctcagaagatttttctgataaCCGACAcgttttgggaaaaagtcgtcaccggattgttttagtgcagaaaatGACGAAGGTGGTTTTTGATTGCGAAATTGAGAAGCGTGAGGGAttattggatgaggaaaattgTCAATTGAGGCATTGAAGTGCCAATTGATTTTTGTAGAGGTcaaatgaaattaaatcaaGCAAGTTCGATGTCTAATTGAGGAGGGCTTTTGCCAAAATTCGTGTACCCCACAAAGCCACAACCTTT
This genomic stretch from Eucalyptus grandis isolate ANBG69807.140 chromosome 3, ASM1654582v1, whole genome shotgun sequence harbors:
- the LOC120292116 gene encoding wall-associated receptor kinase-like 8, with product MGCDGGMGSLADRGLKTRDWAEDARNDGSVTCGFTGLNSCCCADEDAWLERSSSGFAGLRGQPKGFCWARSLTSTVYHKNLVKLLGIRLETNVPLLVYEFIPNGTLYHHIHDKRSTVLCSWKNCLRIASEATLALEYLHSLVDPPVIHSNVKSLNILLDKKHSAKVSDFKASVLISPGKTHIADRVRGTIGYLDPKYLTTGELTMKCDTYSFGVVLVELLTREMPTQ